AGCGCCGTGGCCCAGTACTGCAGCGGCGGCTTCTCGAAGTACTTCAGGCCGTTGAGGGTTGGCGTCACGTAGTCGCCGGACACCGCCATTTCGCGGGCGATCTCGGCGTAGCGGCCTTCATCCGGGCGGACCAGGGTACGGTAGGCGGAGGGAATCAGCCAGGCGGCGAGGAATAGCGCAGCAAGCAGCGCCAGCAGAGGGGAGGACAGCTTCACGGCGGACGATGCTAGCAGAGGGGGCGCGGGCTGTGCGGGGGAGGATGCGGTGGTCGCCAGTCGGGCAGATTGCCTGTTTTCGGTAGTTTGATTCACTGACAACTATTTCTTGAAATGCCCATTGGCAAAGGGACTGTGACGCATAAATGGCAAAACTCGACTCCGGCACTTTTCTCACCATAAGCCCATATTGAATAAGGCTTTGATGAAAAAGCTGATCGTCCAGTTTGGTTTTAATACCAAATGTCACGTCAACACTCGACTGACATTTGGTACGATTACCAAAAAGTGAACATCAAGCTTTGCATTCCCGGCTTCGCGCAACTGAAGCCCACGGCCCCCAAGCGCGAGAAAATTCTCGCGGCGGCGGCTGAATTGCTGCTGACCGAGGGGTTTCACGCGCTGACGCAGCATGCCGTTGCGGCCCGGGCCGGAATCCGGCAAAGTCATCTCACCTATTACTTCCCAACGCGCAATGATTTGCTGCGTGCGACCGCGCAATACGGCGTCGAGACATTGCTCGCCCCGCTCGGCTCAATCGCTTCATCGGGCGCTGTTGCTACTGGCAATGCTGCGGGCGACGTGCCGAAGGCCGAGCAATTCCGGCAACTGCTGACACCCGAGAAGTCGGACCGCCAGTGGTTTCGCCTGCTGGTCGGTCTGCTGGTCGCGAGCGACGAGGACCCGGGTATCCGCCAGTGGCTGCAGGAGTTCGACGCCCGCGTCATGGCAATTCTCGCCGCCGGGTTTGCTGCTGTTGGCACGCCACTCAAGGCGGAGCAACTGCACTTCCTGCGTTGTGCTTTCACCGGCGCGCTGCATCTTGACATGCAGGAGCAGAGCGAAGAATCCTTCGCGCGAGTGGTGCGTACGGTCGAGATGGCGCTTGATGCCATCCTGCCGCCACGCGCCGGCCCTTCCGCCGACAACCTTTCCGAATTACCTTCCCACACCAGCGAGTTCACTCCATGAGAGCGATACATCCTTTGCAGGCTACCCGCCAGCAGCCTGGGGCCATGCCGTCGCGCCGGCGACGGCCCGCACGTCTGACAGCGATCACCGGTGCCGTGGCGATCAGCCTGCTGCTGAGCGCCTGCGCAGTCGGCCCGCAGTACGCGCCGCCGCCCATCATCGCACCGGCCGCGTGGCAAGCCCCGCTACCCCACGATGGCGACGGACAGGCGTTGCAGCGTTGGTGGTCGCAGTGGAATGACGCCACCCTGAGCCGGTTGATCGCCAGCGCTCAGCAGAGCAGCCCGAGCGTCGCGCAGGCGGTTGCCCGCATTGACCAGGCGCGCGCCACGCAAACCATCGCCGGTGCTGCGGTGGCGCCCGCGGTAAGCGGCAGTGCGTCGGCCAATCGCGGCAACGCGGGCGACGGCCTTGGCGCCGTCAGCCGTGCGATCGCCTCGGCGCAGGCCGCGTGGGAACTCGATCTGTTCGGCGGCAATCGTCGCACCCGCGACGCAGCGGACGCGCGCCTCGGTGCGCGCAACGCAGACTGGCATCAGGCACGCGTGGCGCTCGCCGCCGAGGTCGCCACAGCCTATGTCAATCTGCGCATCAGCGAGGCCTTGATGACTGGCTACGAGCGTGACGCGGCAAGCCGTGCCGAGACGTCCCGCCTCACGGCGCTGAAGACATCTGCTGGTTTCGAAGCGCCGGCCAATGCCGCACTGGCCAAGGCGAGTGCGTCCGAGGCTGCCGCCCGCTTGCTGGCGCAGCGTGCCGAGGTTGATCTGGGCGTCAAGGCGCTCGTCGCGCTGACCGCCTTGCCGGAGCCGGAGCTGCGCGCGCTGCTGGCGGGCAGTCGCGCCACGGTGCCGAGCGCGGCTGCACCGCAGGTGGCCTCGGTGCCAGCCAGCGTGCTTAGCCAGCGGCCGGATCTGGCTGCGGCGGAACGCGAACTGGCCGCCCTGACGGCCGAGATTGGCGCGGTGGAGGCAGATCGC
This is a stretch of genomic DNA from Casimicrobium huifangae. It encodes these proteins:
- a CDS encoding TetR/AcrR family transcriptional regulator, whose amino-acid sequence is MNIKLCIPGFAQLKPTAPKREKILAAAAELLLTEGFHALTQHAVAARAGIRQSHLTYYFPTRNDLLRATAQYGVETLLAPLGSIASSGAVATGNAAGDVPKAEQFRQLLTPEKSDRQWFRLLVGLLVASDEDPGIRQWLQEFDARVMAILAAGFAAVGTPLKAEQLHFLRCAFTGALHLDMQEQSEESFARVVRTVEMALDAILPPRAGPSADNLSELPSHTSEFTP
- a CDS encoding efflux transporter outer membrane subunit, with the protein product MPSRRRRPARLTAITGAVAISLLLSACAVGPQYAPPPIIAPAAWQAPLPHDGDGQALQRWWSQWNDATLSRLIASAQQSSPSVAQAVARIDQARATQTIAGAAVAPAVSGSASANRGNAGDGLGAVSRAIASAQAAWELDLFGGNRRTRDAADARLGARNADWHQARVALAAEVATAYVNLRISEALMTGYERDAASRAETSRLTALKTSAGFEAPANAALAKASASEAAARLLAQRAEVDLGVKALVALTALPEPELRALLAGSRATVPSAAAPQVASVPASVLSQRPDLAAAERELAALTAEIGAVEADRYPKLSLTGNIGYGVARVAGANVNGATWGFGPSLSLPLFDAGRRTAAVSLAQARYEEALAGYRATAVRAVREVEEALTQLDAARHRAPELLAALGGYQSFEKAAQARLAAGAGSVLELEDARRAVLGAQVAVLALERERLNAAISLYRAVGGGWDQKQVQVSENRP